One Solanum pennellii chromosome 9, SPENNV200 DNA segment encodes these proteins:
- the LOC107031654 gene encoding tyrosine decarboxylase 1, translated as MEGGLKPMDAEQLREYGHKMVDFIADYYKNIENFPVLSQVQPGYLRKLLPETAPAHSETLQAVLEDVETKILPGVTHWQSPDYFAYFPSNSSVAGFLGEMLSAGINMVGFSWITSPAATELEMIVLDWLAKALKLPDEFLSTGQGGGVIQGTASEAVLVVILAARDKVLRRVGKDAISKLVVYCSDQTHSSLQKACQIGGIYPENFRVLKADPSRDYALSPDTLSEAVSHDMATGLIPFFFCATIGTTSSTAVDPLLELGKIAKSNSIWFHVDAAYAGSACICPEYRGYMNGVEEADSFNMNAHKWFLTNFDCSALWVKDRSALIQSLSTNPEYLKNKASQENLVVDYKDWQIPLGRRFRSLKLWMVLRLYGLEKLQAYIRNHIELAKLFEELVAQDKRFEIVTPRKFSLVCFRLLPPPSNEDYANKLNHDLLDSVNSTGKLFISHTLLSDRYILRFAVGAPLTEERHIVGAWKVLQDEAATLLSKC; from the exons AT GGAAGGGGGATTGAAGCCGATGGATGCAGAGCAACTGCGAGAGTATGGTCACAAGATGGTAGATTTCATTGCTGATTACTACAAAAACATTGAGAATTTCCCCGTTCTCAGTCAAGTCCAG CCTGGTTATCTCCGTAAGCTTTTGCCTGAAACCGCACCTGCTCATTCTGAGACATTGCAAGCCGTTCTTGAAG ATgttgaaacaaaaatattaccAGGGGTGACCCACTGGCAGAGCCCAGATTACTTTGCATATTTTCCTTCAAATAGTAGTGTGGCTGGATTTTTGGGGGAAATGCTCAGTGCCGGGATTAACATGGTGGGCTTTAGTTGGATAACTTCTCCAGCAGCGACAGAACTTGAAATGATCGTTCTGGATTGGCTTGCTAAAGCACTTAAGTTGCCTgatgaattcctttcaacag GTCAAGGAGGTGGAGTGATACAGGGAACAGCAAGTGAAGCTGTTCTAGTTGTGATTTTAGCTGCTAGGGATAAGGTTCTGAGAAGAGTCGGAAAAGATGCAATCAGCAAACTTGTGGTCTATTGTTCTGATCAAACTCATTCTTCTTTACAGAAAGCTTGCCAG ATCGGAGGAATTTATCCTGAGAACTTTCGGGTGCTGAAAGCAGACCCATCCAGGGATTATGCTCTTTCTCCTGATACACTTTCAGAAGCTGTATCACATGACATGGCCACTGGTTTAATACCTTTCTTCTTTTGTGCTACT ATTGGTACAACATCTTCAACTGCTGTGGATCCTTTGCTCGAACTGGGAAAGATTGCCAAG AGTAATAGCATATGGTTTCATGTGGATGCGGCCTATGCTGGAAGTGCATGTATCTGTCCAGAATACCGGGGCTATATGAATGGTGTCGAAGAAGCTGATTCGTTCAACATGAATGCACATAAGTGGTTTCTGACAAACTTTGACTGTTCCGCTCTCTGGGTCAAG GACCGGAGTGCACTCATCCAGTCACTGTCAACAAATCCTGAGTATCTCAAAAACAAA GCCTCTCAAGAAAACTTGGTTGTGGATTACAAAGATTGGCAAATTCCTCTTGGACGCAGGTTCAG ATCACTGAAGCTGTGGATGGTATTGAGACTCTATGGGCTGGAAAAGCTTCAAGCTTACATAAGAAACCATATAGAACTAGCAAAGCTATTTGAGGAACTTGTTGCTCAAGACAAGAGGTTTGAG ATTGTCACCCCTCGGAAGTTCTCATTGGTTTGTTTTCGCCTACTTCCACCCCCAAGTAATGAAGATTATGCCAACAAACTGAACCATGACCTGCTAGATTCTGTCAACTCAACTGGGAAACTGTTTATTTCTCACACG CTTCTTTCAGATAGATACATACTACGCTTTGCAGTAGGGGCTCCACTGACAGAAGAGAGGCACATCGTTGGAGCTTGGAAAGTTTTACAAGATGAGGCTGCTACATTGTTAAGTAAATGTTAA